The following coding sequences lie in one Tachysurus fulvidraco isolate hzauxx_2018 chromosome 19, HZAU_PFXX_2.0, whole genome shotgun sequence genomic window:
- the depdc4 gene encoding DEP domain-containing protein 4 isoform X1, with product MAVDLTPRFRKLNSQTTCFNGKTLPTVTGPFRATQLWRNIIEALQMQVDVRHRRKHLRVHRDCFTGSDAVDVVLSHLMQNIYFCTSDVTRLKAVRLCQALMDARVFEPVGVKLFRREKELAFEDSGCSLYHFLDSDGLPGSAKHCGDMENETHLKENGKKKKSSRFDDLKTISNPLALGSSDRRVERILKTINLQPSMPSGLNRVGLSSTYLSKQVVQEVWKQQTLLQLLQLVEVPVLDCILTSPSKPAPLRMRLLRNHDLVISNTCVDREVSHILNLPELDSWLMAAADCLELFPDEVIVATGEQLLHIHAAERDEKPRAYKKLLFDAIAKYYNSQERFPLLAGRYMDIHAGILKLQDSGRSDDALKASQLCLRLLDASSRNELRRLLRFVAEAANPKAFQLHKTMENRTLISRTFMKAVLQSKDVSRAQCEQLLLFLMDHHLLLFKTPVSLIEAVRKALQTLQQGRDPDNVALFTFCQQMSTQQFEEQREKYTFESLKQLIDHITLSNHLSIKQRRRLIKEFQKHHPAVFLHHFSSTF from the exons ATGGCGGTGGATTTGACTCCTAGATTTAGAAAGCTGAACAGTCAAACGACTTGTTTCAACGGAAAGACGCTTCCAACAG TAACAGGACCATTTAGAGCAACACAGTTGTGGCGTAACATCATAGAGGCCTTACAGATGCAGGTGGATGTCAGACATCGTCGAAAGCACTTGCGAGTACACAGAGACTGCTTCACCGGCTCTGATGCTGTCGACGTGGTTCTCAGTCATCTCATGCAGAACATCTATTTCTGCACCAGTGACGTGACCCGCCTCAAAGCTGTCAGGCTTTGCCAGGCCCTCATGGATGCCCGGGTGTTTGAACCTGTTGGTGTGAAACTCTTTCGTAGGGAAAAAGAGCTGGCCTTTGAGGACTCCGGCTGCAGTCTCTACCACTTTCTGGATTCTGATGGCCTTCCTGGATCAGCCAAACATTGCGGTGATATGGAGAATGAAACCCATTTGAAAGAAaatgggaagaagaagaagagctctAG GTTTGATGACTTAAAGACAATTTCCAACCCCTTGGCACTGGGATCCTCAGACAGAAGGGTGGAGAGAATACTGAAAACCATTAACCTCCAGCCGTCAATGCCTTCTGGCCTTAATCGGGTCGGTTTATCTTCTACCTACCTCTCAAAGCAAG tggTACAGGAAGTTTGGAAACAACAAACCCTCCTCCAGCTGTTGCAGTTAGTGGAGGTGCCTGTGTTAGACTGCATCCTGACATCACCCTCAAAACCCGCTCCACTTCGCATGCGTTTGCTGAGAAACCATGACCTGGTCATCTCCAACACCTGTGTGGACAGGGAAGTGTCCCACATCCTCAACCTGCCAGA ACTGGACTCGTGGCTGATGGCAGCTGCAGACTGTCTGGAGCTGTTCCCAGATGAGGTGATAGTAGCAACAGGAGAGCAGCTGCTTCACATACATGCTGCGGAGCGTGACGAGAAGCCGCGCGCCTACAAGAAACTCTTATTCGATGCCATAGCCAAGTATTACAACAGTCAGGAGAGATTTCCCCTGCTGGCTGGGCGTTACATGGACATCCATGCAGGCATCCTTAAACTACAAG actcaGGCAGGTCTGACGATGCTCTGAAGGCGTCTCAGCTGTGTCTGCGACTTCTGGATGCCAGCTCCAGAAACGAACTGCGCCGACTCCTGAGATTTGTGGCTGAAGCTGCAAACCCCAAGGCCTTCCAGCTACACAAAACA ATGGAGAACAGGACCCTGATCAGCAGGACTTTCATGAAGGCTGTGCTTCAGAGTAAAGATGTGTCTCGTGCCCAGTGTGAGCAGCTCCTACTGTTTCTCATGGACCACCATTTACTTCTGTTTAAG ACCCCAGTGTCTCTGATCGAGGCGGTGAGGAAGGCCTTACAAACTCTGCAGCAAGGGCGAGATCCAGATAACGTAGCAT TGTTCACGTTCTGTCAGCAGATGTCCACCCAGCAATTTGAGGAACAACGAGAGAAGTACACTTTCGAGAGCTTGAAACAGCTCATTGATCATATTACCCTTAGTAACCATCTGTCAATCAAACAGAGGAGGCGGCTCATCAAGGAATTTCAGAAGCACCACCCAGCAGTGTTTCTCCACCatttctcctccaccttctAG
- the depdc4 gene encoding DEP domain-containing protein 4 isoform X2: MAVDLTPRFRKLNSQTTCFNGKTLPTVTGPFRATQLWRNIIEALQMQVDVRHRRKHLRVHRDCFTGSDAVDVVLSHLMQNIYFCTSDVTRLKAVRLCQALMDARVFEPVGVKLFRREKELAFEDSGCSLYHFLDSDGLPGSAKHCGDMENETHLKENGKKKKSSRFDDLKTISNPLALGSSDRRVERILKTINLQPSMPSGLNRVGLSSTYLSKQVVQEVWKQQTLLQLLQLVEVPVLDCILTSPSKPAPLRMRLLRNHDLVISNTCVDREVSHILNLPELDSWLMAAADCLELFPDEVIVATGEQLLHIHAAERDEKPRAYKKLLFDAIAKYYNSQERFPLLAGRYMDIHAGILKLQDSGRSDDALKASQLCLRLLDASSRNELRRLLRFVAEAANPKAFQLHKTMENRTLISRTFMKAVLQSKDVSRAQCEQLLLFLMDHHLLLFKTPVSLIEAVRKALQTLQQGRDPDNVAYVHPAI; encoded by the exons ATGGCGGTGGATTTGACTCCTAGATTTAGAAAGCTGAACAGTCAAACGACTTGTTTCAACGGAAAGACGCTTCCAACAG TAACAGGACCATTTAGAGCAACACAGTTGTGGCGTAACATCATAGAGGCCTTACAGATGCAGGTGGATGTCAGACATCGTCGAAAGCACTTGCGAGTACACAGAGACTGCTTCACCGGCTCTGATGCTGTCGACGTGGTTCTCAGTCATCTCATGCAGAACATCTATTTCTGCACCAGTGACGTGACCCGCCTCAAAGCTGTCAGGCTTTGCCAGGCCCTCATGGATGCCCGGGTGTTTGAACCTGTTGGTGTGAAACTCTTTCGTAGGGAAAAAGAGCTGGCCTTTGAGGACTCCGGCTGCAGTCTCTACCACTTTCTGGATTCTGATGGCCTTCCTGGATCAGCCAAACATTGCGGTGATATGGAGAATGAAACCCATTTGAAAGAAaatgggaagaagaagaagagctctAG GTTTGATGACTTAAAGACAATTTCCAACCCCTTGGCACTGGGATCCTCAGACAGAAGGGTGGAGAGAATACTGAAAACCATTAACCTCCAGCCGTCAATGCCTTCTGGCCTTAATCGGGTCGGTTTATCTTCTACCTACCTCTCAAAGCAAG tggTACAGGAAGTTTGGAAACAACAAACCCTCCTCCAGCTGTTGCAGTTAGTGGAGGTGCCTGTGTTAGACTGCATCCTGACATCACCCTCAAAACCCGCTCCACTTCGCATGCGTTTGCTGAGAAACCATGACCTGGTCATCTCCAACACCTGTGTGGACAGGGAAGTGTCCCACATCCTCAACCTGCCAGA ACTGGACTCGTGGCTGATGGCAGCTGCAGACTGTCTGGAGCTGTTCCCAGATGAGGTGATAGTAGCAACAGGAGAGCAGCTGCTTCACATACATGCTGCGGAGCGTGACGAGAAGCCGCGCGCCTACAAGAAACTCTTATTCGATGCCATAGCCAAGTATTACAACAGTCAGGAGAGATTTCCCCTGCTGGCTGGGCGTTACATGGACATCCATGCAGGCATCCTTAAACTACAAG actcaGGCAGGTCTGACGATGCTCTGAAGGCGTCTCAGCTGTGTCTGCGACTTCTGGATGCCAGCTCCAGAAACGAACTGCGCCGACTCCTGAGATTTGTGGCTGAAGCTGCAAACCCCAAGGCCTTCCAGCTACACAAAACA ATGGAGAACAGGACCCTGATCAGCAGGACTTTCATGAAGGCTGTGCTTCAGAGTAAAGATGTGTCTCGTGCCCAGTGTGAGCAGCTCCTACTGTTTCTCATGGACCACCATTTACTTCTGTTTAAG ACCCCAGTGTCTCTGATCGAGGCGGTGAGGAAGGCCTTACAAACTCTGCAGCAAGGGCGAGATCCAGATAACGTAGCAT ATGTCCACCCAGCAATTTGA
- the usp44 gene encoding ubiquitin carboxyl-terminal hydrolase 44: MDKCKHVGRLRLAQDHSILNPQKWHCVDCNTTESVWACLSCSHVACGRYIEEHALQHFKEQCHPLALEVNELYVFCYLCDDYVLNDNATGDLKLLRGTLGAIKSQCYEVITRSGRTLRSGAVQLEHGSAQELQLRAEDRMFTALWHRRRALMSRVFRTWYGHTERGKRFLEEERQREEEEERRREARERRRTLKRQLREELESVPPRKSSRLRKQSQKAAAAASLTERKQIQHKPAPPSNVRTRKDKTPQRRPGTSAKTKQTRAPPPKSSDSPIKRRPTVTPGVTGLRNLGNTCYMNSILQVLSHLHVFRECFLRLDLNQALELLASAVSQKLGLSVQHGTQPKAAGQGSGLSGGASRSRSMELIQPKEPSSKHLSLCHELHTLFQVMWSGKWALVSPFAMLHSVWQLIPAFRGYAQQDAQEFLCELLDKVQHELERTGTLTPATMPANQRRLIKQVLSVVNTIFHGQLLSQVRCLSCDHRSNTVEPFWDLSLEFPERYHSNSKDAAQVPCRLTEMLAKFTETEALEGAIYACDHCNNKRRRFCSKQVVLTEAQKQLVVYKLPHVLRLHLKRFRWSGRNHREKIGVHVKFEQELNMEPYCCKDSASNTSLHHQHFLYQLSAVVMHHGKGFGSGHYTAFCYNTEGGFWVHCNDSKLSVCAVEEVCKAQAYILFYTQRNSQDKGKASDL; encoded by the exons ATGGACAAGTGTAAGCACGTGGGTCGACTGAGGCTCGCACAGGACCACTCGATCCTGAATCCACAGAAATGGCACTGCGTGGACTGCAACACCACAGAGTCCGTGTGGGCGTGCCTCAGCTGCTCGCACGTGGCCTGCGGACGCTACATAGAGGAGCATGCGCTGCAGCACTTCAAG GAGCAGTGCCACCCACTTGCCTTGGAGGTGAACGAACTGTATGTGTTCTGCTACTTGTGTGATGACTACGTGTTAAATGACAACGCCACAGGAGACTTGAAGCTGCTCCGTGGCACACTGGGCGCCATCAAGAGCCAATGCTATGAGGTGATAACACGCAGCGGGCGCACCCTGCGCTCCGGTGCAGTCCAGCTGGAGCATGGAAGCGCGCAGGAGCTGCAGCTGCGTGCAGAGGATCGCATGTTTACAGCACTGTGGCACAGACGTCGAGCACTCATGAGTCGTGTCTTCCGCACCTGGTATGGCCATACAGAACGTGGCAAGAGGTTCCTGGAGGAGGAGCGGCAGcgcgaggaagaggaggaacgCAGAAGGGAGGCACGGGAGAGGAGACGGACACTCAAACGGCAGCTCCGGGAAGAGCTGGAAAGCGTACCGCCACGAAAAAGCAGCCGATTACGAAAGCAGAGCCAGAAAGCAGCAGCTGCTGCATCCTTAACAGAAAGGAAACAAATCCAACACAAGCCAGCTCCACCCTCTAATGTTCGGACTCGAAAAGACAAAACGCCTCAGAGAAGGCCGGGGACCTCAGCCAAGACCAAACAGACTCGGGCTCCACCTCCCAAATCTAGCGACTCCCCCATTAAGAGGAGGCCCACGGTCACGCCAGGCGTGACTGGTTTAAGGAATCTTGGCAACACATGCTACATGAACTCCATATTGCAGGTTTTGAGTCACTTGCACGTGTTTAGGGAGTGTTTTCTGAGACTGGATTTGAACCAGGCGCTGGAGCTACTGGCGTCAGCCGTTAGCCAGAAGCTGGGGCTCTCGGTTCAGCATGGCACCCAGCCCAAAGCCGCCGGTCAGGGATCGGGGCTTAGTGGTGGTGCCTCCCGCTCACGCAGCATGGAGCTCATTCAGCCTAAAGAGCCCAGCTCCAAACACCTCTCACTCTGCCAtgaactgcacacactgttCCAG GTTATGTGGTCAGGAAAGTGGGCTCTGGTGTCTCCGTTTGCGATGCTGCACTCGGTGTGGCAGTTGATCCCGGCGTTTCGAGGCTATGCGCAGCAGGATGCACAGGAGTTCCTCTGTGAGCTTCTGGACAAAGTCCAACACGAGCTGGAGCGAACCGGTACCCTCACACCAGCCACCATGCCAGCCAATCAGAGACGCTTGATCAAACAGGTGCTCAGTGTGGTCAATACTATCTTCCACGGGCAGCTACTTAGCCAG GTCAGGTGTTTGTCATGTGATCATCGTTCTAATACGGTGGAGCCGTTCTGGGATCTGTCTTTAGAGTTTCCTGAGCGTTACCACAGCAACAGTAAAGATGCTGCACAGGTGCCGTGTAGGCTGACGGAGATGCTGGCCAAGTTTACAGAGACCGAGGCTTTAGAAGGTGCCATTTACGCCTGTGACCACTGCAACA ATAAACGGCGGCGTTTCTGTTCAAAGCAAGTGGTTCTGACGGAAGCTCAGAAGCAGCTGGTGGTCTACAAACTGCCTCATGTCTTACGACTACACCTTAAACGTTTCag GTGGTCTGGTCGTAATCACAGGGAGAAAATCGGCGTCCATGTCAAGTTCGAGCAGGAGCTGAACATGGAGCCCTACTGCTGCAAAGACTCTGCCTCCAACACATCACTCCACCACCAACACTTCCTCTACCAGCTTTCTGCTGTGGTCATGCATCATGGGAAGGGCTTCGGCTCGGGCCATTACACCGCCTTCTGTTACAACACAGAGGGAG gATTTTGGGTGCACTGTAATGACTCCAAgctaagtgtgtgtgcagtggaggaggtgtgcaAGGCTCAGGCCTACATTCTGTTCTACACCCAGAGAAACTCTCAGGACAAAGGCAAAGCCAGTGACCTCTGA